AACCACCGGGGGGCATAGTCCGGGAAGCGGACGTCCTCCCGCAGGGAGGGGACGGCCCGAAGCAGCGATGGACCCACCAGATGGTTGATCTCCTCCGGCTGCTTCCCCAGCATCTTGTCCGCGATTTCGTCCAGGTCGCTTTCGATGGGAAGCGACGAGGAGGCCCGCACCTCGTCCAGATAGGTGGCCAGCTTCATCCGCCGTGCGCCGCCCAGGGGCTTCGAAGTGCCGGGCAGGGCGCCCCAGGTGTACAGCGCCGATCTGACGGTGATCTCGACGCTTCCGTGCATGGAGCGGAACCACTCGAACGTCCACTTGGAGGAGGCGGGCCAGTCCCGGAGGGCGCCGGTGAAAATGACCGGTTGTCCCGCCTTCTCCCACGACGCAATGAAGTGCTCTCGGGAGACGAGCGGAACCCGGGGGATGGCCTGCGGCATCATGGCGTGCTCCTCCACCCTCCTGGCTACTGCACGGTCACCGCTGTCTCGAGGCCGCGCCGCTTCAGGTCCAGGATCAGCAGATCGAGCGACATGTTCTCGTCGTTCGTCGAGAAGATCTTGTTCTTGTTGAGGTACTGCGACATCTCGTTGATGAAGCTCTCGATGTACTCGACCTTCCGCGGGTAGTCGTCCTCGTCCGCGTAGCCCAGCAACGAGTCGAACGAGCTGGACCGCTCGTAGCGCTTGCGGAAGGGGGACTTGGAGTAGTCGCGGGAGGTGATTTCGAGCGGGGTGAACAGGCGCAGCTCCAGCTTCCCGCGGACCGTGAAGAAGGGGCGGACCTTCTTGTCCAGCACGTTCTTGCGCAGGAAGTCCACGGTCATCTTGAGCTGATCCACTGTCTCGCCGGGGTAGTTGTGGAACAGCATCAGCTTGTTCACGATCCCCTTCTGGCTGCTGATGTCGAGGATGTTCTGCACCTGCCGGATGGAGACCCCCTTGATCATCTTCTTGAGGACCTCCTGCGATGCGGACTCCAGGCCCCATTCGATGACGCGGATGCCGGCCTTGTGCCAAAGCTCCAGGATCTTCTCGTCGGTGAACTGGGGCTCGAAGCGGGCATAGGTGAGGATGTTCACGTCGAGGTTGCGCCGGATCAGCTCCTCGGCGATGGCCGTGCCCTCGTTCACCTCCAGCATGTCGTCCACGAAGTGGAAGAAGCGCGTGTTGTAGCGCTTCACCAGGAGCTCGATGTTGTCCACCGTCTTCACGGCATCGTTGCTGTAGTAGCCAGAGTAGGTCTTGTAGTGGTTGCAGAACGTGCACTTGGCGAAAGCGCATCCACGCGAGGTGGACAAGGGCAGCGTCGGCAGCAAGAACTTGTCGAGATCGTAGTCATCGAAGTCCGGCCGGAAGATCGAAAGCTGGATGTCGTGGCGCGGCTCGTTGACCTTGATGTTGCCCTCCGCATCCCGGAAGACGACGCCGTCCAGCTGCTCCACGGGCTTCCCGCGCAGGAACTCCAGGAAGGTAGTCTCCGCTTCCTTGAGGAAGGCGTAGTCGATGCAGTCGTTGTTCTTGAGGTACTCTTCCTTGAAGGTGGAGGCGTCCGGCCCCCCGACGGCGATTTTTCCCTGGATGAGCGGCTTGAGGCGCCGGGCGAACCAGAGGGTCGCTTTGCGCTGAATCTGGATGACGGAGAAGCCCACCACTCGCGGGTTCAGGGCCGCCACCTCCTGAACCTTCTGGTGCAGGAAGTTCGTCACCGGGTTGTCGATCTCTCCGCCGGCCTCGTCATGGGTCAGCGCCAGATCGATGACGATGTGCAGCATCCCGGTCAGCACGAAGATGAGCGAGGCGAGGCTGCTCTCCTGCTCATCGCAGAAGACCTCTTCGTACTTGCGGGCCTGGAGCTTCTGCTTCACCTGCTCGATCCTGGCGAAGCCGATCTGGTTGTCGATGTAGTGCAGGTAGACGAGCGCGTTGCGAATCCGATCGAAGTCCGCCGGGATGTCGATGTGCGCCTTGGCGAGCTCCGGGAGGAACCGGTAGGCCAGATCCTTCAGCCTCTCCTCCGTGAGGAGGAAATCCCGGAGCAGCACGTTGACGTCCTGCTGCTTCACCTTGAAGAAATTCTTCCTCAGTGCCGCCGTCAACGTGGGCACCGCCAGATGCGGATAGTCCATGTTGTGGTTGGGCATCTTGAGGAGGACCACGTCGGTGCGGCGCGCGCGGGCGGCCGGGGTGCCGGCATTGTCCTTCCCAGGCTGGGTGGCGTTGTCGTCGGCCACGGACGGATTGCTTGCCATCGGTTTACCCCCGTGTGGATGGTTCAACTCTTGCTTTCCTTGTCGGTCGCGATCTCCAACGAGTTGCGCTCCAGGATCCACCTGTTGTCCACGAAGACAGGCGACTGGCACTCGTAGGTGTCGGCGATCGAATCCAGATCGAACTCCAGCACCACGCTGTTGCTGCTGTGCCGCCACTCGTTGTACTGGCCCAGCGAGGCATACCGCTCGAGGAAGGCATGGTCGAACGCGGCGATCCGGGCCTCCACCGCGGCCTCTACCCCGTAGCCTGCGCGCAGCTTCGCGATGTCGGCCTCGACGGACTGCTCCTGGTGCATGATCCGCGCGAGGTGCCACAGCTCCTTCATCGCGTAGAAGTGCTTCACGTAGCCGCCCCGGCTCAGGTTCACCGAGTCGTTCAGCTGCGGCCAGCGGGACCAGAGTCCGGCGAGGGAGTTCGCCAGGTGCGCCGAGTCGTCGCCACCAGCAGAGAAGGGGACCTCGATGACCGGGAAGCGGGACAGGAGGGCCCGACCCTCCGGGCTCTCGGAGAGCTTCTCTAGCTCGGCGAGCAGCGCTGGGAGCGTCTGGGGCAGCCGCTCGGCGGTGATGCAGAACCGGAAGTCGATGATGTAGCTCCGCAGGAGCGAGGCCGTGGACCGGATACCGTCCGCCAGGCCGGAGAAGTTTTCCTGGTCCGTGAAGTGCGGCAGCAGCGTGAGCTTCGGCAGCCGGCAGTCCAGGCGGGTGAGGAGATCGACGAATGACGCATCCGGTTGGGCCGGGCCCAGGATCTTGAAGTTCGGGTCAGGCTTCTGCGAGTCCTTGCGGTCCCGGAACACGCCGATGATCTTCTCGAGCTGTGCGCGTACCTGCGCGTTGTCGTGGGGCGCCACGAGGAATGCCGTCAGGTGCGCGTAGTGCGTGTCGTGGTACCAGCGCAGCTCCTGCTCTATCCGCGCGAGGAGGCTCTGCTCATCCTGGACAGGGAGGACATATTCGACGATTCGCTTACGCAATCTTCCTCCACCGTACGGATGGCGGTCTGTTCACGATTGACGCGAATTATAACGGTCCGCGCGCACCAAATCTACCCGTGGCCCGACTTGGCCCGCCGCCCGCGCCGCGCTGCGTCGGTGCCGGGCCTACCCCTCCTCTCCGGGACGCCGCGGGGTGACGGGTTTGGGCTTGATGCGGCGCAGCCGATCGAAGTCCGAGGCGCGGCGCGTGCCTTTGAGGTCGTCCTCTTGCTTGCGCTCGGTCTCCGTCTGGAGTTCCAGCCGGGCCAAGCTCCTGTCTGCCCCGCCGGCAAGCTGTCGCAGAAGCAGTTCGTATTGCCGGTGCATCCGTGCAATGGCCGCCTCGTCGAAGATGTCGGCGTCGTAGCTCCACGAGGCCGCGAGCCCGCCGTCGTGCTCCTCGAGGATGACGACGAGGTCGAACTTCACCGCGTCGAAGTTGGGCGTCACCTGGCTCATGCTCAGGTTCCCGAGCCGGAGCGGCGGCAGCGGCGCGTTCTGCAACACGAAGAGAACTTGGAAGAGCGGGTTGTAACTCAGTGAACGCTCAATCCCGAGTTCGTCCACGACGCGCTCGAAGGGCACGTCCTGGTGTTCATAGGCCTCGAGCGTCAGCGCTCTGACTCGCTGCAGGAGCTCCTGGAAGGAGAGGGAGCCTTGAACCTGGCACCTGAGCGCCAGGGTGTTGACGAAGAACCCGATCAAGTCCTCGGTGAGCGGGTGGGCCCGGTTGGCCAGGGGGGCCCCTACCACGATGTCCTCGCTGCCCGTCAGCCGGTAAAGCAGCGTGTAGAAGGCCGCCAGCGCGGTCATGAAGAGCGTCGTGCCCTCCTGCCTTCCGAGCTTCCGGAGCGCTTCGGTGTCCTGGGGGCTGAGCCGCCCAACGACGAGCTTGCCGCGGTGGCTCGGAACTTCGGGCCGTGGGAGTGCGGAGGGTAACGCGAGCCGCGCGGGGGCTCCTGCCAGCTGCTGGCGCCAGTACTGGAGCTGGCGCTCGAGCAGTTCGCCCTGGAGCCAGTGCCGTTGCCAGTACGCGAAGTCAGCGTACTGGATCGGCAGGGGCGGCAGCGGGTTCTGCTTACCTGCGCTGAACGCCTCGTAGAGCGCTGTCATCTCGCGGAAGAGCACTCCCAGTGACCAGCCGTCCGAGACGATGTGGTGGAGCGTTACCAGCAAGGCGTGCTCCTGTTCGTCCAGCCGCAGCAGGCGGACGCGCAGCAGCGGGGGCTCGGCGAGTTCGAACGGCTGCTCCGCCTCCTTTTTTTCAATCTCCCGGGCGCACGCCTCGCGCTCGCCCGCGGGCAACGCGCGGAGATCCTCGACCGGCACCTTCAGCTTCAGCACCGGCACGATGCGCTGGACCGGGCGTCCCTCCTGGGATTCGAACGCGGTGCGAAGCACCTCGTGGCGCTCCAGCAGCGTCTCCAAGCACTGCTCGAGCACCGCCACGTCGAGCGCGCCAGTGAGCCGCAGCGCCCCCGGGATGTTGTACGTCGAGGCGTGCGGCTCGAGCTGGGCGAGGAACCAGAGCCGTTGCTGCGAGTAGGACAGTGGCAGGGGGCCGCCCCTCGCCACTGGAGAGAGCGGCCGTGAGGCGGCCTGCCGGGAGCGGCTTGCCGCCTCGATTCGCTCCGCCAGCGTGGCCACGGTGCCGCCCTCGAACAGCGACTTCAACGGTAGCGCAATGCCGGTGGTTTCACGCACCCTCGACAGGAGCCGTGTCGCCAGCAGCGAGTGCCCGCCCAGCTCGAAAAAGTTCTCGTGAATTCCTACGTGGGTCCGTCCGAGCAGTTCGCGCCAGATCGACGTGAGGGCCAGTTCGGCCGCGGTGCGAGGCGCGCTCAGGGGGGCTCCGGTCTGTGGGCTGTCTAGAGGCTCCTGGGCGAGCGCCCGCCGATCGACCTTGCCGTTTGGGGACAGGGGCAGCGCGTGGTGGAACACCACGGCGGACGGGAGCATGTGCTCGGGGAGCTGGGGCTCCAGGTAACCGCGCAGCTCGCCGGACGTGACAGCGGAGGCGTCCCGGAGGACGACGTGC
This region of Stigmatella aurantiaca genomic DNA includes:
- a CDS encoding B12-binding domain-containing radical SAM protein gives rise to the protein MASNPSVADDNATQPGKDNAGTPAARARRTDVVLLKMPNHNMDYPHLAVPTLTAALRKNFFKVKQQDVNVLLRDFLLTEERLKDLAYRFLPELAKAHIDIPADFDRIRNALVYLHYIDNQIGFARIEQVKQKLQARKYEEVFCDEQESSLASLIFVLTGMLHIVIDLALTHDEAGGEIDNPVTNFLHQKVQEVAALNPRVVGFSVIQIQRKATLWFARRLKPLIQGKIAVGGPDASTFKEEYLKNNDCIDYAFLKEAETTFLEFLRGKPVEQLDGVVFRDAEGNIKVNEPRHDIQLSIFRPDFDDYDLDKFLLPTLPLSTSRGCAFAKCTFCNHYKTYSGYYSNDAVKTVDNIELLVKRYNTRFFHFVDDMLEVNEGTAIAEELIRRNLDVNILTYARFEPQFTDEKILELWHKAGIRVIEWGLESASQEVLKKMIKGVSIRQVQNILDISSQKGIVNKLMLFHNYPGETVDQLKMTVDFLRKNVLDKKVRPFFTVRGKLELRLFTPLEITSRDYSKSPFRKRYERSSSFDSLLGYADEDDYPRKVEYIESFINEMSQYLNKNKIFSTNDENMSLDLLILDLKRRGLETAVTVQ